In a genomic window of Wyeomyia smithii strain HCP4-BCI-WySm-NY-G18 chromosome 1, ASM2978416v1, whole genome shotgun sequence:
- the LOC129718605 gene encoding uncharacterized protein LOC129718605 isoform X1 yields MHSMFKQTSEIQRKVERVKLLNISLKPFILSRDYFNIPASSFLSSTSLLLLQSSWSSSSSQQRQNTKGHRAAAAATSTPHNTSSNKAILYKLIVQTLLALFLVTKCCDAAKQDALQSGSGCAFPKRWEGRWFQSGVQQEITIEGSTLSTRGRCIASEGDKFLLVNEKGCHRCVVIYQKHINILQYKESECEDMYTGQLNPAAMPIHSVLKSDHSRGAHPNMNGHSRLSSSDPYIRSNEDSDNCMGCKGRETLHYLCEQIPGDALLYSMFKINPEPIKCPLSGSFTFTYNRGHGECKNPVSKMDMCTEDSRLLLNFQACPDVPGTESTVEELTCLAWWKDGNSRYLVGLVSHYHATSNEDRFRCFVYEKISGSGAANADAEYKLAQSGDATCNGLESAEVGSRIMTLRRAPMTERCDFPAWFKGPRHWHALMGNANYIFHPSDGSLHIVKPSGYMEARALCEQINKQTATEMMAVVHHTTGCTSGYMCVMFYRRDTHVAELQMGTPAVRLEDACTTENFDVHRTPFVTLLANNPETQICPMEGYYSIKGFLIPSSSISRHKRNHNYKNRMHRHREVVSFRNQENADSYYYSMEKRKAFSRMRRTAAVAQVLQQPSDNVTQDFYSLESTRTRRETMGCNINHNTNRRLYIGCNENTVIEVKPKCKNDEEETYTCHGHWQENQTTFIIAKHLSSQHGVCISYVPIEGNQVQVYVGDTCHRPGMQQQTEIGTTITSGGFNGGNSGTVAATTHKTMSNVTVIGKCGDTSTSITLHYHYNNGWMILTVLSILLYNSIVR; encoded by the exons ATGCACAGCATGTTTAAGCAAACTAGCGAAATTCAGCGTAAAGTCGAAAGGGTCAAACTATTAAACATTTCGCTCAAGCCGTTCATTTTGTCTCGTGATTATTTTAACATTCCTGCATCATCATTTCTATCATCGACGTCGTTATTGTTGCTCCAATCGTCGTGGTCGTCATCGTCATCGCAGCAACGGCAAAACACAAAAGGACaccgtgctgctgctgctgctactagtACGCCACACAACACCAGTAGCAACAAAGCGATACTGTATAAGTTGATTGTTCAAACTTTGTTGGCCTTGTTCTTGGTAACAAAATGCTGTGACGCAGCTAAGCAAGATG CTTTACAAAGCGGCTCGGGGTGCGCTTTTCCAAAACGATGGGAGGGACGATGGTTTCAATCCGGGGTACAACAGGAAATTACTATAGAAGGATCAACTTTAAGTACTAGAGGAAGATGTATCGCTAGTGAGGGAGACAAATTTTTATTAGTGAACGA AAAAGGATGTCATCGATGCGTTGTAATATACCAGAAGCATATAAACATACTACAGTATAAAGAAAGTGAGTGTGAAGATATGTATACAGGCCAGTTGAATCCGGCTGCAATGCCTATTCATAGCGTTTTGAAAAGTGATCATAGTCGGGGGGCTCATCCCAACATGAACGGGCATTCACGATTATCGTCATCGGACCCGTATATACGGTCCAATGAAGATAGCGACAATT GTATGGGATGCAAGGGACGCGAAACGTTGCACTACCTTTGTGAGCAGATCCCCGGCGATGCACTACTCTACAGTATGTTCAAAATCAACCCGGAACCCATCAAATGTCCACTGTCCG GTTCATTCACATTCACGTACAACCGAGGCCACGGGGAGTGCAAGAATCCAGTGTCCAAAATGGACATGTGTACCGAAGACAGCAGATTGCTGCTTAACTTCCAAGCATGTCCCGATGTACCGGGAACGGAGAGTACAG TGGAAGAATTGACTTGCCTCGCCTGGTGGAAGGATGGAAATTCCCGATATCTAGTGGGTTTAGTTTCACACTATCACGCCACATCGAACGAGGATCGATTCCGGTGCTTCGTATACGAAAAGATTAGTGGTTCGG GAGCAGCGAATGCAGATGCCGAGTATAAGTTGGCCCAATCTGGTGACGCTACATGTAATGGGCTGGAAAGTGCTGAGGTCGGCTCGCGTATCATGACTCTGAGGCGAGCACCGATGACGGAACGATGTGATTTTCCGGCTTGGTTCAAGGGTCCCCGACACTGGCATGCATTGATGGGAAACGCCAATTACATTTTCCATCCGAG TGATGGTTCGTTACACATCGTGAAACCGAGTGGGTACATGGAGGCGCGGGCGCTTTGCGAGCAGATCAACAAACAGACGGCCACGGAGATGATGGCCGTCGTTCATCACACAACCGGATG CACTTCTGGTTACATGTGTGTGATGTTCTACCGGCGGGATACTCACGTAGCCGAGCTACAGATGGGAACGCCTGCAGTTAGACTGGAGGATGCGTGTACGACTGAGAATTTTGACGTACATCGGACTCCGTTTGTTACTCTATTAG CAAACAACCCGGAGACCCAAATCTGCCCGATGGAGGGGTACTATTCAATTAAAGGTTTCCTCATTCCTTCCTCGTCGATTTCAAGGCACAAACGAAACCACAACTACAAAAACCGGATGCACAGGCACCGGGAGGTGGTAAGCTTCCGTAACCAAGAAAACGCGGACAGCTACTACTACAGTATGGAGAAGCGGAAAGCTTTCTCGCGGATGAGGCGAACAGCCGCAGTAGCACAGGTGCTGCAGCAGCCTAGTGATAATGTCACGCAAGACTTTTACAGTTTAGAATCTACCCGAACTCGTAGAGAAACGATGGGATGTAATATTAATCACAATACCAACAGACGTTTATACATAGGATGTAATGAAAACACTGTAATAGAAGTTAAGCCAAAATGTAAAAACGACGAAGAGGAAA CGTACACCTGTCATGGCCACTGGCAGGAAAACCAGACGACGTTTATTATCGCCAAGCATCTCAGTTCACAGCATGGCGTTTGCATTAGCTACGTGCCAATCGAAGGAAACCAGGTACAAGTATACGTAGGTGATACGTGTCACCGACCCGGGATGCAGCAGCAGACCGAAATTGGCACAACGATTACATCGGGCGGATTCAATGGTGGCAACAGTGGTACTGTAGCGGCAACTACCCATAAAACTATGTCGAACGTTACCGTTATAG GCAAATGCGGTGACACAAGCACATCAATCACGCTACACTACCACTACAACAATGGCTGGATGATTCTCACTGTACTATCGATACTGTTGTATAATTCTATCGTAAGATGA
- the LOC129718605 gene encoding uncharacterized protein LOC129718605 isoform X2, with amino-acid sequence MHSMFKQTSEIQRKVERVKLLNISLKPFILSRDYFNIPASSFLSSTSLLLLQSSWSSSSSQQRQNTKGHRAAAAATSTPHNTSSNKAILYKLIVQTLLALFLVTKCCDAAKQDALQSGSGCAFPKRWEGRWFQSGVQQEITIEGSTLSTRGRCIASEGDKFLLVNEKGCHRCVVIYQKHINILQYKESMGCKGRETLHYLCEQIPGDALLYSMFKINPEPIKCPLSGSFTFTYNRGHGECKNPVSKMDMCTEDSRLLLNFQACPDVPGTESTVEELTCLAWWKDGNSRYLVGLVSHYHATSNEDRFRCFVYEKISGSGAANADAEYKLAQSGDATCNGLESAEVGSRIMTLRRAPMTERCDFPAWFKGPRHWHALMGNANYIFHPSDGSLHIVKPSGYMEARALCEQINKQTATEMMAVVHHTTGCTSGYMCVMFYRRDTHVAELQMGTPAVRLEDACTTENFDVHRTPFVTLLANNPETQICPMEGYYSIKGFLIPSSSISRHKRNHNYKNRMHRHREVVSFRNQENADSYYYSMEKRKAFSRMRRTAAVAQVLQQPSDNVTQDFYSLESTRTRRETMGCNINHNTNRRLYIGCNENTVIEVKPKCKNDEEETYTCHGHWQENQTTFIIAKHLSSQHGVCISYVPIEGNQVQVYVGDTCHRPGMQQQTEIGTTITSGGFNGGNSGTVAATTHKTMSNVTVIGKCGDTSTSITLHYHYNNGWMILTVLSILLYNSIVR; translated from the exons ATGCACAGCATGTTTAAGCAAACTAGCGAAATTCAGCGTAAAGTCGAAAGGGTCAAACTATTAAACATTTCGCTCAAGCCGTTCATTTTGTCTCGTGATTATTTTAACATTCCTGCATCATCATTTCTATCATCGACGTCGTTATTGTTGCTCCAATCGTCGTGGTCGTCATCGTCATCGCAGCAACGGCAAAACACAAAAGGACaccgtgctgctgctgctgctactagtACGCCACACAACACCAGTAGCAACAAAGCGATACTGTATAAGTTGATTGTTCAAACTTTGTTGGCCTTGTTCTTGGTAACAAAATGCTGTGACGCAGCTAAGCAAGATG CTTTACAAAGCGGCTCGGGGTGCGCTTTTCCAAAACGATGGGAGGGACGATGGTTTCAATCCGGGGTACAACAGGAAATTACTATAGAAGGATCAACTTTAAGTACTAGAGGAAGATGTATCGCTAGTGAGGGAGACAAATTTTTATTAGTGAACGA AAAAGGATGTCATCGATGCGTTGTAATATACCAGAAGCATATAAACATACTACAGTATAAAGAAA GTATGGGATGCAAGGGACGCGAAACGTTGCACTACCTTTGTGAGCAGATCCCCGGCGATGCACTACTCTACAGTATGTTCAAAATCAACCCGGAACCCATCAAATGTCCACTGTCCG GTTCATTCACATTCACGTACAACCGAGGCCACGGGGAGTGCAAGAATCCAGTGTCCAAAATGGACATGTGTACCGAAGACAGCAGATTGCTGCTTAACTTCCAAGCATGTCCCGATGTACCGGGAACGGAGAGTACAG TGGAAGAATTGACTTGCCTCGCCTGGTGGAAGGATGGAAATTCCCGATATCTAGTGGGTTTAGTTTCACACTATCACGCCACATCGAACGAGGATCGATTCCGGTGCTTCGTATACGAAAAGATTAGTGGTTCGG GAGCAGCGAATGCAGATGCCGAGTATAAGTTGGCCCAATCTGGTGACGCTACATGTAATGGGCTGGAAAGTGCTGAGGTCGGCTCGCGTATCATGACTCTGAGGCGAGCACCGATGACGGAACGATGTGATTTTCCGGCTTGGTTCAAGGGTCCCCGACACTGGCATGCATTGATGGGAAACGCCAATTACATTTTCCATCCGAG TGATGGTTCGTTACACATCGTGAAACCGAGTGGGTACATGGAGGCGCGGGCGCTTTGCGAGCAGATCAACAAACAGACGGCCACGGAGATGATGGCCGTCGTTCATCACACAACCGGATG CACTTCTGGTTACATGTGTGTGATGTTCTACCGGCGGGATACTCACGTAGCCGAGCTACAGATGGGAACGCCTGCAGTTAGACTGGAGGATGCGTGTACGACTGAGAATTTTGACGTACATCGGACTCCGTTTGTTACTCTATTAG CAAACAACCCGGAGACCCAAATCTGCCCGATGGAGGGGTACTATTCAATTAAAGGTTTCCTCATTCCTTCCTCGTCGATTTCAAGGCACAAACGAAACCACAACTACAAAAACCGGATGCACAGGCACCGGGAGGTGGTAAGCTTCCGTAACCAAGAAAACGCGGACAGCTACTACTACAGTATGGAGAAGCGGAAAGCTTTCTCGCGGATGAGGCGAACAGCCGCAGTAGCACAGGTGCTGCAGCAGCCTAGTGATAATGTCACGCAAGACTTTTACAGTTTAGAATCTACCCGAACTCGTAGAGAAACGATGGGATGTAATATTAATCACAATACCAACAGACGTTTATACATAGGATGTAATGAAAACACTGTAATAGAAGTTAAGCCAAAATGTAAAAACGACGAAGAGGAAA CGTACACCTGTCATGGCCACTGGCAGGAAAACCAGACGACGTTTATTATCGCCAAGCATCTCAGTTCACAGCATGGCGTTTGCATTAGCTACGTGCCAATCGAAGGAAACCAGGTACAAGTATACGTAGGTGATACGTGTCACCGACCCGGGATGCAGCAGCAGACCGAAATTGGCACAACGATTACATCGGGCGGATTCAATGGTGGCAACAGTGGTACTGTAGCGGCAACTACCCATAAAACTATGTCGAACGTTACCGTTATAG GCAAATGCGGTGACACAAGCACATCAATCACGCTACACTACCACTACAACAATGGCTGGATGATTCTCACTGTACTATCGATACTGTTGTATAATTCTATCGTAAGATGA
- the LOC129718607 gene encoding gastrula zinc finger protein XlCGF57.1-like → MTSTAECSTCRKPLKTRSARHYHEHCHNPKLKPFKCGCCERTFSSKSHKMFHEESHQERRLPCEHCGKTYQHRRDLDLHLQEHSASAMFRCNKCTEQFSSQLTLTKHKKSHLEANRYKCDQCELTFSLKGNLVKHIKVLHSREKKFSCTQCAKTFYRNNALQFHMLSHRTRNFQCKTCDKEFVDARNLERHLKTHVTLKEFQCDVCGISSSRKDNIIRHAKSFHPESDLSRIVLRNELGNQLDTIKKDAQQGLKLKQSETTVTPVEPTAATNRVSVIKVIGKPKPLRSSSTIPTSTKAPITKPLPKPVTRIDPLEIYRKILQPSAEEDDDNDDDEDSLEVADQTPTQTSSPAEAVVIERLPPPPSESTAVSAAANTTNNSGSNNLPSINNFSEVHWRKRTSQIFTNSTR, encoded by the coding sequence ATGACGTCGACAGCAGAATGTTCCACCTGCAGAAAGCCACTGAAAACCCGGTCGGCTCGGCATTACCACGAGCACTGCCACAACCCAAAACTAAAACCATTCAAGTGCGGGTGCTGCGAGCGTACGTTCAGTTCAAAATCGCATAAGATGTTTCACGAAGAGAGCCACCAGGAACGGCGACTTCCGTGTGAGCACTGTGGGAAAACCTATCAGCATCGACGCGATCTTGATCTTCATCTGCAGGAGCACAGCGCGAGCGCGATGTTTAGATGCAACAAGTGCACAGAGCAATTCAGCTCACAGTTGACATTGACGAAGCACAAGAAGAGCCACTTGGAAGCGAACCGGTACAAATGTGATCAATGTGAGCTGACCTTCAGTCTGAAGGGAAACCTAGTCAAGCACATCAAGGTGCTGCATAGCAGGGAGAAGAAGTTCTCCTGTACCCAGTGTGCTAAAACATTCTACAGAAACAATGCCCTGCAGTTCCACATGCTCAGCCATCGAACGAGAAACTTCCAGTGCAAAACCTGCGATAAGGAATTCGTGGATGCCAGAAATCTCGAACGGCACCTAAAAACGCACGTGACTCTTAAAGAGTTCCAGTGCGATGTATGTGGAATCTCCAGTTCACGTAAAGACAACATCATTAGGCACGCGAAAAGTTTTCATCCCGAGTCAGATCTCAGCCGAATCGTTCTTCGAAATGAACTTGGAAATCAGCTCGACACTATTAAGAAGGATGCACAACAAGGTTTAAAACTCAAACAATCGGAAACAACGGTGACACCAGTTGAGCCCACCGCTGCCACGAACAGAGTTAGTGTAATTAAAGTGATAGGGAAACCTAAACCGCTGCGAAGCAGCTCAACAATCCCAACCAGCACAAAAGCACCGATAACGAAACCCCTCCCCAAGCCAGTCACTAGAATCGATCCGTTAGAAATCTACCGCAAAATTCTTCAACCCAGCGCCGAAGAAGACGACGACAATGATGACGACGAGGATAGTCTTGAGGTAGCTGACCAAACACCAACGCAAACGAGCAGCCCGGCAGAAGCGGTTGTAATCGAGCGGCTGCCTCCACCCCCGTCTGAATCAACAGCTGTTTCGGCGGCGGCAAATACTACTAACAATAGCGGTAGCAATAATTTACCTTCtataaataatttttctgaAGTTCATTGGCGTAAGCGTACATCGCAGATTTTCACGAACTCGACTAGGTGA
- the LOC129718608 gene encoding uncharacterized protein LOC129718608, translating into MDLKSDGSQVEREINECIAVKDWRKVIEFGQEAPFEERVKFLWVWPLQEDLERIQICFARLGISRVLSIGCGTGLLEWLITSATGIHIAGVEKDENWWRSKHATTTYIPMQFAEALRDVSQGWHALMFCYFNDGCAFREYVRNFNGCYVIIIGPRDGKGIHTDPMPFDVKFPSEQSWEWVCQFRIGNENRNHVVIYQKQ; encoded by the coding sequence atgGATCTGAAGAGCGATGGTTCGCAAGTGGAGCGTGAAATCAATGAGTGCATCGCAGTCAAGGACTGGAGGAAAGTGATCGAATTCGGTCAGGAGGCACCATTCGAAGAACGAGTCAAGTTCCTGTGGGTTTGGCCCTTGCAGGAGGACCTAGAACGAATACAAATCTGCTTCGCAAGGCTAGGTATTAGTCGAGTGCTCAGTATTGGCTGCGGGACAGGACTTTTGGAGTGGCTGATAACTAGTGCGACAGGTATTCACATCGCCGGCGTTGAGAAGGACGAAAATTGGTGGAGATCAAAGCATGCAACGACAACGTACATTCCCATGCAGTTTGCGGAAGCACTGCGCGATGTTAGCCAAGGTTGGCATGCTTTGATGTTTTGCTATTTCAACGATGGCTGTGCGTTTCGTGAGTATGTGAGGAATTTCAACGGCTGCTATGTGATCATCATTGGACCTCGAGATGGGAAAGGCATTCATACCGATCCGATGCCATTCGACGTGAAGTTCCCCAGCGAGCAAAGCTGGGAATGGGTCTGCCAGTTCCGAATCGGCAACGAAAATCGAAATCATGTTGTGATTTATCAGAAACAATGA
- the LOC129718604 gene encoding protein artichoke, which translates to MSARWLLPFLATVAAITAYVHAWRPCPELDAALKLPCRCNIEAVGNNSQYGFIAVDCERTALTGGIPAGLPIIAFSHRSSGLSSILDLSQLSASIRRLDFSENAIRSLPEKVFSMIGEYVTELRLGHNLFGDNLNPIFSTTELQTLKNVKILDLSYNQLMALDEGIFVGCRRLQEILLDGNKLSTVPATSFKDLPALRVISLRNNLIENVSSESFTLANKLERIDLRYNRIHSLKPNAFANLQAMKELLLAGNLISTVDERAFMGADSIQKLDLSDNLIGEFPTSALSSIESLKVLNLSLNNIDKLEYKHLQQLRNLQILDISRNVIASVLPGTFREQALLKYLDLSLNSLRTIEDDAFEGLDNLQTLILRDNNIFLIPGSALGRLPRLSNLYLDFNRVAALSSSILKSIQPENIRYLSLSRNVIRELPPNSFTSFKKLIYLDISGNSLGLISEDTFAGLDNTLLEIKMSYNKISSFRKIVLPKLRRLDISSNSIDDLAVDAFHGLGNLLYLNMSTNEHIAQITRTMIYPLNKLQVIDISNCGLKTLQSDLFHNNTELRIILLSHNHLKVVEENTFMILNNLFSVDLSNNEIVAIRPRTFINTINLRTLNLHGNKLKEFKADHFTSETAMEVLDLSGNEISSFAVNTFKIHPRLRRILLGGNRIQRFTSDLINSLDFLEVIDLSKNQLTIIDQLDYARMPNLRELYFAGNELEQVSDMAFHNSTQLQIVDLSQNKLERLTERAFDGMLRLERLDLSHNMLQELPEGVFDKSRIQKVEHLILANNSFRLIPFNALKDQSDSIYTLDMSYNQLKDIPTSNTYMVMVNIKHIDFSFNPLSEQAIKLLLEQPKTARKLNLAHTGIERLPILETPYLQVLNLSMNNITVVNDRVFDKTTLLEILDLSSNRIENIDPMKQVWPKLGLLNYLDLSLNPIKTIMAHAFDALAALRTLKVRDLSEITRLEKNAFKPLSSLSTLEAYNFVKLGYIDLQGILQELPSLASIDIEVKDSVLESDQLQVIDHPKLNHLGLYGHMLQSISSGSFAGLRNKMLSVTLRNTSLTSLPPALLLPLPRSSHIDLDISGSKITTLTQPFLSSMDDRKNSLAIAGLSANPIQCDCQARAFRRWIMAAKVADVRCSTPETVQGRLLVEVGDNELVCDQKKPTTTTSRTSTITFTNYTSIYTQVITKATPTTEQDIIWSVAPTTKAKAKTKMPPRTQMPITNDDTLIIGIVVAVIVFIFLVILISCICRVRWSNDTYRGPPIGLSTMHPNGMQVNYKNSKGAPIYPMVAPYGQNYATLPYKQSSSPDAQPRPSYSTIGRIPYQYQTQHVMAPGSHHSAASLHSVHSGQNPYMAYQDDKAYR; encoded by the exons ATGTAACATCGAAGCAGTTGGCAACAATAGCCAGTACGGGTTCATCGCTGTCGATTGCGAGCGAACAGCACTTACGGGTGGCATTCCGGCCGGCTTACCGATCATCGCCTTTTCGCATCGAAGCAGCGGTCTTAGCTCGATCCTC GACCTATCACAACTGAGTGCTTCAATAAGAAGATTGGACTTTTCggaaaatgcaatccggtcgcTTCCAGAGAAGGTCTTCTCCATGATTGGG GAGTACGTCACGGAACTACGACTGGGCCACAATCTGTTCGGCGATAACCTGAACCCGATTTTTTCCACCACTGAACTGCAGACCCTGAAGAATGTCAAGATTCTCGACCTTTCCTACAATCAGTTAATGGCGTTGGATGAGGGAATTTTCGTCGGCTGTCGGAGATTGCAGGAAATTCTACTGGATGGGAACAAGCTGTCTACCGTGCCGGCGACTTCATTTAAAGACCTGCCAGCGCTGAGGGTCATCTCGCTAAGAAACAATTTGATCGAAAACGTTTCCTCTGAATCTTTCACCCTCGCCAACAAGTTGGAACGAATCGATTTACGCTACAATCGCATCCACAGCTTGAAACCGAACGCCTTCGCCAATTTGCAAGCCATGAAAGAGCTGCTACTAGCAGGGAATTTGATCAGTACAGTAGATGAGCGCGCCTTCATGGGGGCAGATTCAATCCAGAAGCTTGACTTGTCCGACAATTTAATCGGCGAGTTTCCAACTTCTGCTTTGAGCTCCATCGAGTCGCTGAAGGTGCTGAATCTCTCGCTCAATAACATCGACAAACTTGAGTACAAACATTTGCAACAGCTTAGAAATTTGCAAATCCTGGATATCAGTAGGAATGTGATAGCATCCGTGCTACCGGGAACGTTCCGTGAGCAAGCGCTGTTGAAATATCTGGACCTCAGTCTCAACTCACTGCGAACGATCGAGGATGATGCCTTCGAAGGGTTGGATAACCTCCAAACGTTGATATTGCGGGATAATAACATCTTCCTGATACCTGGAAGCGCTCTTGGCCGATTGCCGCGTCTCTCTAACCTGTACCTAGATTTCAACCGAGTGGCTGCGCTTTCCTCCAGCATTCTGAAATCGATCCAACCGGAAAATATCAGATATCTTTCGCTCTCACGAAACGTGATTCGTGAGCTTCCACCGAACAGTTTTACATCGTTCAAAAAATTGATCTATCTAGACATTTCTGGCAATAGTTTGGGTTTGATCAGTGAAGACACATTCGCGGGGTTGGATAATACTTTGTTGGAAATTAAGATGTCATACAATAAGATCTCATCCTTCCGCAAGATAGTTCTGCCGAAACTACGTCGGTTGGATATTAGTTCGAACAGCATCGACGATCTCGCTGTGGATGCATTCCACGGTTTGGGCAACCTTCTCTATTTGAATATGAGCACAAATGAACACATTGCGCAGATCACAAGAACCATGATCTATCCTCTCAACAAACTCCAGGTGATCGACATCAGCAACTGCGGACTGAAAACCCTGCAATCCGATCTTTTCCACAACAACACCGAACTAAGAATCATTCTCCTAAGTCACAACCACCTGAAGGTGGTAGAAGAGAACACTTTCATGATTCTGAACAATTTGTTTAGTGTCGATTTATCGAACAATGAAATCGTAGCTATTCGACCTCGAACATTCATCAACACAATAAACTTGCGCACACTGAATTTGCATGGCAATAAATTGAAGGAGTTTAAAGCCGATCACTTCACTAGCGAAACCGCCATGGAGGTGCTCGATCTGTCCGGCAACGAAATCAGTAGCTTTGCAGTAAACACATTCAAGATTCATCCACGATTGCGTCGCATACTTTTGGGTGGAAATCGCATCCAACGGTTCACCTCCGATTTGATCAACTCGTTGGATTTCCTTGAAGTAATTGATTTGAGTAAAAATCAGTTAACAATAATCGACCAGCTAGACTACGCCCGGATGCCTAATTTGCGGGAGTTGTACTTCGCAGGTAACGAGCTGGAACAGGTGAGCGATATGGCGTTCCACAATTCGACACAGCTGCAGATCGTCGATCTCAGCCAGAACAAGCTAGAAAGACTCACGGAGCGTGCGTTCGACGGAATGTTACGCCTGGAGAGGTTGGACTTGAGCCACAATATGCTACAGGAGCTTCCGGAAGGAGTATTCGACAAAAGTCGCATTCAGAAAGTTGAACATCTGATTCTAGCTAACAACAGCTTCCGGTTGATTCCATTCAATGCGCTGAAGGATCAGTCGGATAGTATTTACACGTTGGATATGAGTTATAACCAGTTGAAGGATATTCCGACGTCGAACACGTACATGGTTATGGTTAACATCAAGCATATAGATTTTTCGTTCAATCCTTTATCTGAACAAGCCATCAAACTGTTACTAGAACAACCGAAGACGGCGAGGAAGCTTAACTTGGCCCACACCGGAATCGAACGTTTGCCCATCCTAGAGACACCGTATCTGCAAGTGTTGAATCTATCGATGAACAACATTACCGTTGTGAATGATCGTGTATTTGATAAAACTACTCTGCTGGAAATTCTCGATCTTTCGTCCAACAGAATAGAAAACATCGATCCCATGAAACAGGTTTGGCCCAAGTTAGGTTTACTGAATTACTTGGATTTATCATTGAACCCGATCAAAACGATCATGGCTCATGCGTTCGATGCACTTGCAGCTCTTCGGACTCTCAAAGTTAGAGATCTCTCGGAAATCACTCGTCTCGAGAAGAATGCTTTCAAACCGCTCAGCAGTTTGTCGACCTTAGAAGCGTACAACTTCGTTAAACTGGGTTATATAGATTTGCAAGGCATCTTACAGGAACTTCCTTCGCTGGCATCGATTGACATCGAAGTCAAGGATTCGGTGTTGGAATCTGATCAGCTTCAGGTGATAGACCATCCAAAACTAAACCATCTCGGACTGTACGGACACATGTTGCAAAGTATATCGTCGGGAAGTTTCGCCGGGCTGCGAAACAAAATGCTTAGCGTAACTTTACGGAATACATCCCTGACTTCACTACCACCAGCATTGCTACTGCCATTGCCACGATCTTCACATATAGATTTGGATATTTCGGGTTCAAAAATAACAACTCTCACCCAACCATTCCTGAGTTCTATGGACGATCGGAAGAACAGTCTAGCGATCGCAGGATTAAGCGCTAATCCAATTCAATGTGACTGCCAAGCAAGAGCGTTCCGCAGGTGGATAATGGCAGCTAAAGTAGCAGATGTTCGCTGTTCGACACCGGAAACTGTACAAGGCCGTTTGTTGGTAGAGGTAGGCGATAACGAGCTGGTTTGTGATCAGAAGAAGCCTACCACAACAACCTCACGCACTTCTACGATCACGTTCACGAATTACACATCAATTTACACTCAAGTCATCACGAAAGCTACCCCGACTACCGAGCAGGATATCATCTGGAGTGTAGCACCAACGACAAAGGCGAAGGCCAAAACCAAAATGCCTCCGCGTACTCAAATGCCAATCACCAACGATGACACGCTGATAATTGGAATCGTGGTTGCGGTGATAGTGTTCATATTCTTGGTGATTCTCATCAGTTGCATATGCCGAGTTCGGTGGAGTAATGACACCTATCGTGGACCACCGATTGGCTTATCGACTATGCATCCGAACGGCATGCAGGTGAACTATAAAAACAGCAAGGGCGCTCCCATTTATCCAATGGTGGCCCCCTACGGCCAGAACTATGCAACGTTGCCGTACAAGCAGAGTTCATCGCCAGACGCCCAACCGCGGCCCAGTTACTCAACGATCGGACGAATTCCCTACCAGTACCAAACTCAGCACGTGATGGCTCCTGGTTCCCATCACTCAGCAGCATCCCTccactcagttcactctggcCAGAATCCCTACATGGCTTATCAGGACGATAAGGCGTACCGATAG